In one Aerosakkonema funiforme FACHB-1375 genomic region, the following are encoded:
- a CDS encoding glycosyltransferase family 4 protein, with protein MQILIYSYNYHPEPIGIAPLMTELAEGLVKRGHEVRVVTAMPNYPERRIYPGYRRKLYKAEQRNGVLIERSYVMIRPKPSLLDRVLLDGSFVLTSFLLALKGERPDVILATVPPLPVCLPAALVGWLRGCPVVLNVQDIQHEAAVSVGLLNNKLVIRAFEALEKFANRTATKISVIADGFVENLLAKGVSPSKIELIPNWVDVNFIRPLPKENNAFRAEHQLNGKFVVLYSGNIALTQDIRTVIKAAALLSHIPEIVFVIVGDGQALERVQYYCEIDQAHNVKLLPFQPREKLPEMLAAADVSLVTQKPNVIAFNLPSKIPVILASGRPIVASVPATGTAAKAVRQSGGGLVVTPEDPKALAFAIEELYNNPEKAEMLGRQARQHAVEHYSFEQALNSYEELFASFGTQLASKPKPLPS; from the coding sequence ATGCAGATCTTAATTTACTCCTACAACTATCATCCAGAGCCGATCGGCATCGCTCCCCTGATGACGGAACTGGCAGAAGGTTTGGTCAAGCGCGGTCACGAAGTCCGCGTTGTCACGGCCATGCCTAACTATCCAGAACGCCGCATCTACCCCGGATACCGACGGAAACTGTACAAAGCCGAACAAAGAAACGGTGTTTTAATCGAACGCAGTTACGTCATGATTCGCCCGAAACCGAGTTTGCTCGATCGAGTGCTATTGGATGGCAGCTTTGTGCTGACCAGCTTCCTACTCGCCCTCAAAGGCGAGCGACCGGACGTTATCCTGGCAACAGTACCGCCTCTGCCAGTTTGCCTACCGGCTGCTCTAGTGGGATGGCTGCGGGGCTGTCCGGTAGTCTTGAACGTTCAGGATATTCAACACGAAGCGGCTGTTTCCGTTGGTTTGTTGAATAATAAACTTGTAATTCGCGCTTTTGAAGCCCTGGAAAAATTTGCCAATCGGACAGCAACTAAAATTAGCGTCATCGCCGATGGGTTTGTGGAGAACTTACTGGCAAAAGGCGTTTCGCCCAGCAAAATCGAGCTGATCCCCAACTGGGTAGATGTGAATTTTATCCGCCCCTTACCGAAGGAAAATAACGCTTTCCGGGCTGAACATCAACTCAATGGTAAGTTTGTCGTACTCTACTCCGGTAACATTGCCCTCACTCAAGATATAAGAACAGTTATTAAAGCAGCAGCCCTGCTGAGCCATATCCCGGAAATTGTGTTTGTAATTGTAGGTGATGGGCAAGCTTTGGAGCGGGTGCAGTATTATTGCGAAATTGACCAAGCTCATAACGTCAAACTGTTACCATTCCAACCCCGCGAAAAATTACCGGAAATGCTAGCTGCGGCAGATGTAAGCTTGGTGACTCAAAAGCCGAATGTAATAGCGTTCAACTTACCCTCGAAAATTCCTGTGATTCTGGCTTCAGGTCGTCCGATCGTTGCCTCCGTACCCGCGACCGGTACTGCGGCTAAAGCAGTGCGACAAAGCGGCGGCGGTTTGGTGGTAACTCCAGAAGACCCGAAAGCTTTAGCGTTTGCGATTGAAGAACTCTACAACAATCCCGAAAAAGCAGAAATGCTAGGACGGCAAGCCAGACAGCACGCGGTAGAGCATTATTCGTTTGAGCAAGCCTTGAATAGCTATGAGGAACTGTTTGCTTCTTTCGGCACTCAGCTAGCCTCAAAGCCGAAACCGTTGCCAAGCTAG
- the yqeK gene encoding bis(5'-nucleosyl)-tetraphosphatase (symmetrical) YqeK — MRDRVLAWLADNVPHSRLQHIIRVEQMSIELATLHNLNCEKAAVSGLMHDLAKYFKPQLLLSTARQEGLELDPVDEENPHLLHAEVSAIVARDVFGVDDEEILQAIRNHTLGRPGMSLLSCSVFLADSLEPERGNTPELEALRQESRQNLYKAVWRTCDYSLKYLIATHRLIHPRTILTRNWAMQMANQKQGQAENNKNLMPT, encoded by the coding sequence ATGCGCGATCGGGTATTGGCCTGGTTAGCAGATAACGTTCCCCATTCTCGACTCCAGCATATTATTCGAGTCGAACAGATGTCGATCGAACTGGCGACGCTGCACAATTTGAATTGCGAAAAAGCCGCTGTATCCGGTTTGATGCACGATTTGGCAAAATATTTTAAACCTCAACTTCTCCTTTCCACAGCACGGCAAGAAGGATTGGAACTCGATCCTGTAGATGAGGAAAATCCGCATTTACTGCACGCAGAAGTAAGTGCGATCGTGGCTAGAGACGTGTTTGGCGTAGATGATGAAGAAATATTGCAGGCCATCCGGAATCATACTTTGGGCAGACCCGGTATGAGCTTGTTGAGCTGTAGCGTATTTTTAGCTGACAGTCTAGAGCCGGAACGAGGCAATACCCCAGAGCTAGAAGCTCTGCGGCAAGAAAGTCGCCAAAATCTATACAAAGCTGTTTGGCGAACTTGCGATTATTCGCTGAAATATTTGATAGCAACCCATCGATTAATTCACCCCAGAACTATACTGACCCGCAATTGGGCTATGCAAATGGCAAACCAAAAGCAGGGGCAAGCGGAAAATAATAAAAACCTGATGCCGACATAG
- the rsfS gene encoding ribosome silencing factor → MSDHIKSIESAYPTVLTDGSAANSIGNRQDTSSALALNIAEAASDRKGGDIVVLRVSEVSYLADYFIIVTGFSRVQVRAISQSIQEKVEQELQRRPRRIEGLAEGTWVVLDYGDAIAHILMPREREFYNLEAFWGHAERIELPQIETS, encoded by the coding sequence ATGTCCGATCATATCAAAAGCATAGAATCAGCATACCCAACTGTTTTGACAGACGGCAGCGCGGCCAACTCAATTGGAAACAGGCAAGATACCAGCAGCGCACTGGCTTTGAACATAGCTGAAGCAGCCTCAGACCGCAAGGGAGGTGATATTGTAGTACTCCGAGTGTCAGAGGTTTCTTATCTGGCCGATTATTTTATAATTGTCACTGGCTTTTCCAGGGTACAGGTGCGAGCTATTTCTCAAAGCATACAAGAAAAAGTAGAACAAGAACTGCAACGTCGTCCCCGCCGCATAGAGGGACTAGCAGAGGGAACCTGGGTAGTTCTGGACTACGGTGATGCGATCGCCCACATCTTGATGCCTCGCGAACGCGAGTTCTATAATCTGGAAGCGTTTTGGGGGCACGCAGAACGAATAGAACTGCCGCAAATCGAAACCAGTTGA
- a CDS encoding CGLD27 family protein — translation MMESSVSICPVPSEQLPINEYQELRESWFFSWATLDWVSYVRKMAWVWGWSWLLTGPVASASFAPQKAPGQFILCGAALSSFFIGLVLLQLYLGWMYVRDRLACVNVIYEESGWYDGQCWTKPPEVFTRDQLIATYEVQPILQRLQRTFAILVLSFGIGSLIWIIL, via the coding sequence ATGATGGAGTCTTCTGTTTCTATATGCCCAGTTCCATCCGAACAGCTACCCATCAACGAGTACCAAGAACTGAGAGAGTCTTGGTTCTTTAGTTGGGCAACTCTAGATTGGGTCAGCTACGTTAGAAAGATGGCTTGGGTGTGGGGTTGGAGTTGGTTGCTCACCGGGCCGGTGGCATCTGCCAGTTTTGCCCCTCAGAAGGCTCCAGGCCAGTTTATCTTATGTGGTGCGGCTCTATCCAGTTTTTTTATTGGTTTAGTTCTGCTACAACTATACTTGGGCTGGATGTACGTGCGCGATCGCTTGGCTTGTGTCAATGTGATATACGAAGAGTCTGGTTGGTACGACGGGCAATGCTGGACTAAACCTCCAGAAGTGTTTACCCGCGATCAACTGATTGCAACTTACGAAGTTCAACCGATTCTTCAACGCCTCCAACGTACCTTTGCAATCCTAGTTTTATCTTTTGGCATCGGCAGCCTCATTTGGATTATTCTGTGA
- a CDS encoding asparaginase, which produces MTRGKRTQSAELEVTLLREGIPESIHRVQAVVCDDRGRILSVAGNAETATFARSALKPFQALAVTTTGTLERFGLTDRDLAIICSSHKGKIEQVRQVFNVLWRCDIDPSALQCPIPEGKQSPLEYNCSGKHAGMLAVCQQRNWPLNTYLQRNHPVQQLILSKVAELLRMPGEEFISAHDDCGAPTYFMQLGQMGTLYAQLSSGTNLDMERIVRAMTHHPNMVAGEGEFDTELMRQTQGELVSKGGAEGVQCIGRVGEGMGLAIKAIDGTKRAKHAVAIHLLRQMGWITPSVAESMSETFISLGKYKRLEVVGELSLL; this is translated from the coding sequence ATGACAAGGGGAAAAAGAACTCAATCCGCAGAATTAGAAGTAACGCTACTGCGAGAAGGCATTCCTGAATCAATCCATCGCGTCCAAGCGGTTGTTTGTGACGATCGCGGACGCATATTATCGGTAGCAGGGAACGCCGAAACCGCAACTTTTGCTCGTTCCGCGCTCAAACCTTTCCAAGCGCTAGCCGTCACCACTACCGGCACTCTGGAACGCTTCGGTTTGACAGATAGAGACTTGGCGATTATCTGTAGTTCCCACAAAGGCAAAATCGAGCAGGTACGTCAGGTTTTTAACGTTCTCTGGCGTTGCGATATCGACCCGTCGGCACTTCAATGTCCGATCCCGGAAGGTAAGCAAAGTCCGCTGGAATATAATTGCTCCGGCAAACACGCGGGAATGCTAGCCGTTTGCCAGCAACGTAATTGGCCTCTCAATACTTATTTACAGCGCAACCACCCGGTTCAGCAGCTAATCTTGAGCAAAGTGGCCGAACTCCTGCGAATGCCAGGAGAAGAGTTTATCAGCGCTCATGATGATTGTGGCGCTCCTACCTATTTCATGCAACTGGGACAAATGGGGACTTTGTATGCCCAGCTCTCCTCCGGTACAAATTTAGATATGGAGCGCATTGTCCGCGCCATGACACATCACCCAAATATGGTAGCTGGGGAAGGGGAATTCGATACGGAATTGATGCGCCAGACCCAAGGAGAATTGGTGAGTAAGGGTGGGGCAGAAGGAGTTCAGTGCATTGGTAGGGTAGGCGAAGGCATGGGGCTGGCAATAAAGGCGATCGACGGTACCAAGCGTGCCAAACACGCCGTTGCGATTCACCTGCTCAGACAAATGGGCTGGATTACTCCCAGCGTAGCGGAATCTATGTCTGAAACCTTCATCAGCTTGGGCAAGTACAAACGTCTGGAGGTGGTGGGGGAATTATCCTTGCTCTAG
- a CDS encoding slr1306 family protein translates to MANLLRRPILVGGVGLSFLLWLWQSFDDMAGQMDEVGILGAIALGGLLLLQKKEPKKTQLQLDLPMVERSTAEKAIAQAESAIALVESEAAQCNAISQLRQKAAELTAELDRKKISLAVTGGKAVGKTTLIQVLQSNWVSQIAQTVTLQETATLFALDEAGLTAEKDAIARALAADLVLFVTCGDLTEPEYQTLQQLKAANQRTVLVFNQEDRYLPEEREVVLQKLQQRTMLLLETNDVVAIAASPKAIKVRQHQTDGSVQEWLEESVPEITALTDRLSQIVAQQNQQLVWATTWRQAMALKAEAKSVLNEIRRDRALPAIEQYQWIAAATAFAIPIPALDLVATGAIDAQLILELSNIYRQKFSLEQAKTVAAAMGSLMLKLGLVELSTQTITTILKSNTITYVAGGLVQGVSAAYLTRLAGLSLIEYFQEQDAVTVEGENSLKLDRLRETVQRVFQQNQRMAFWQSFVKQAVGRLMPEAPLPQITSSEAVVSG, encoded by the coding sequence ATGGCTAATCTTTTGCGGCGTCCGATTTTGGTTGGGGGAGTGGGTCTCTCGTTTTTGCTCTGGCTGTGGCAAAGTTTTGATGACATGGCTGGGCAGATGGATGAAGTTGGTATACTGGGTGCGATCGCACTCGGAGGTTTACTGCTATTGCAGAAAAAAGAACCCAAAAAAACCCAGTTACAGCTAGACTTACCGATGGTGGAGCGATCGACCGCAGAAAAAGCGATCGCCCAAGCAGAAAGCGCGATCGCTCTCGTGGAATCAGAAGCAGCTCAGTGCAATGCGATCTCCCAACTGCGTCAAAAAGCCGCCGAACTGACGGCAGAATTAGACCGAAAAAAGATAAGCTTGGCGGTGACGGGTGGCAAGGCGGTAGGCAAAACTACTTTGATTCAAGTTTTGCAGTCGAACTGGGTTTCTCAAATCGCGCAAACTGTGACTTTGCAAGAAACAGCGACATTGTTCGCTCTTGATGAAGCCGGTTTGACCGCAGAGAAAGATGCAATCGCAAGGGCACTCGCTGCGGACTTAGTATTATTTGTTACCTGTGGCGATTTAACAGAGCCAGAATATCAAACTTTGCAGCAGCTAAAAGCAGCTAACCAGCGCACTGTTCTTGTCTTCAATCAAGAAGATCGGTATTTACCGGAAGAACGAGAAGTCGTGTTGCAAAAGCTACAGCAAAGGACGATGTTATTGCTGGAAACAAATGATGTAGTGGCGATCGCGGCATCTCCGAAAGCGATTAAAGTGCGACAGCATCAAACAGATGGATCGGTGCAGGAGTGGTTGGAAGAATCAGTACCGGAGATAACAGCACTAACCGATCGCTTAAGCCAAATTGTAGCGCAGCAAAATCAACAGTTGGTGTGGGCAACAACTTGGCGGCAAGCAATGGCTTTGAAAGCAGAAGCCAAATCGGTGTTGAATGAAATCAGACGCGATCGCGCTTTACCTGCGATCGAACAATATCAGTGGATCGCAGCAGCGACAGCTTTTGCTATCCCCATACCCGCACTCGACTTAGTGGCGACGGGTGCGATCGACGCTCAATTAATTTTAGAGTTGAGCAATATTTATCGACAAAAGTTTTCCCTCGAACAAGCGAAAACTGTAGCCGCAGCAATGGGAAGCTTAATGCTGAAACTCGGTTTGGTGGAACTTTCTACCCAAACAATTACCACAATCCTCAAAAGCAACACAATTACTTATGTTGCAGGTGGTTTGGTGCAGGGAGTCAGCGCCGCCTACTTGACTCGGTTGGCAGGACTTAGCTTAATCGAGTATTTCCAGGAGCAGGATGCTGTTACTGTGGAAGGGGAGAATTCTCTGAAACTCGATCGCCTGCGCGAGACAGTACAAAGAGTATTTCAGCAAAATCAAAGAATGGCATTCTGGCAATCGTTTGTCAAGCAAGCAGTCGGGCGTTTGATGCCAGAAGCGCCGTTGCCTCAAATCACCAGTTCCGAGGCAGTTGTTAGCGGTTAG